In Isoptericola jiangsuensis, the following proteins share a genomic window:
- a CDS encoding GNAT family N-acetyltransferase encodes MRHDLRLTAHGIRLEPLEHRHAADLLSMIDDDLWFGMVSPPPRTVADVEAVVDAAQAADGAYAFAVVGPDGELRGSTRFYEHVPAQCRVEIGYTFYGRAWWGGPTNPAAKLALLTHAFDVWQVHRVALRADARNVRSRAAIEKLGARAEGVLRKHRVAADGSVGDTAYYGIVDDEWPVVRAGLEARLARQER; translated from the coding sequence GTGCGCCACGACCTGCGACTCACCGCCCACGGGATCCGGCTCGAACCGCTCGAGCATCGGCACGCCGCCGATCTGCTCTCGATGATCGACGACGACCTCTGGTTCGGGATGGTGTCCCCGCCGCCGCGCACGGTCGCAGACGTCGAGGCGGTGGTCGACGCCGCGCAGGCCGCCGACGGTGCGTACGCGTTCGCCGTCGTCGGGCCGGACGGCGAGCTGCGGGGCTCGACCCGGTTCTACGAGCACGTTCCCGCGCAGTGTCGCGTCGAGATCGGCTACACGTTCTACGGCCGTGCCTGGTGGGGCGGCCCCACCAACCCGGCGGCGAAGCTCGCCCTGCTCACGCACGCGTTCGACGTCTGGCAGGTGCACCGCGTCGCCCTGCGGGCCGACGCGCGCAACGTCCGGTCCCGTGCCGCCATCGAGAAGCTCGGTGCCCGTGCCGAGGGCGTGCTGCGCAAGCACCGGGTGGCCGCGGACGGCTCGGTGGGGGACACGGCCTACTACGGCATCGTCGACGACGAGTGGCCCGTCGTCCGCGCGGGGCTCGAGGCCCGTCTCGCCCGCCAGGAGCGCTGA
- a CDS encoding MaoC family dehydratase encodes MTAAPWRTGTGQVLHVETQQTLPGLAGLYARGAAASGRIAAGRALPSLPGLGSGSQDPDRPLVLPTVALRVSGVTTSELRGHLRDYQRLLHEPVSDVLPAGYLHVLAFPLATAVMVRGDFPLPLLGMVHLANHVEMRGPVRVGDVLEVRAWAENLRPHRRGVQVDLVAEIWPDGDDSGLPRWRGVSTYLAKGFTAPEPDVVLPAVPVDPAPRGRTAGRDVVPPEHDLATGATTSPTDAWVPPLPTGRWALGPGTGRAYAAVSGDRNPIHLSSLSAKAFGFPRAIAHGMYTASRALADVGHARGDAYRWTVEFAQPVLLPGTVDVAVTPELCDTPDGFGYVGWNARRGRRHFQGEVTPL; translated from the coding sequence GTGACGGCTGCGCCCTGGCGGACCGGTACCGGGCAGGTGCTGCACGTCGAGACCCAGCAGACCCTCCCCGGGCTGGCCGGGCTCTACGCGCGCGGCGCCGCGGCGTCGGGCCGCATCGCGGCGGGGCGCGCCCTGCCGTCGCTGCCCGGCCTCGGGTCGGGGTCGCAGGACCCCGACCGACCGCTCGTGCTCCCCACCGTGGCGCTGCGCGTCTCCGGCGTCACCACGTCGGAGCTGCGCGGCCACCTGCGGGACTACCAGCGGCTGCTGCACGAGCCCGTCAGCGACGTCCTGCCCGCCGGGTACCTGCACGTCCTCGCGTTCCCCCTGGCCACCGCCGTCATGGTGCGCGGCGACTTCCCGCTGCCGCTGCTCGGCATGGTGCACCTCGCCAACCACGTCGAGATGCGCGGGCCGGTGCGCGTCGGCGACGTCCTCGAGGTGCGCGCGTGGGCGGAGAACCTGCGGCCCCACCGCCGCGGCGTCCAGGTCGACCTCGTCGCGGAGATCTGGCCGGACGGCGACGACTCCGGCCTGCCCCGGTGGCGTGGCGTGTCCACGTACCTCGCGAAGGGGTTCACCGCCCCCGAGCCGGACGTCGTGCTCCCGGCCGTCCCCGTCGACCCGGCGCCGCGAGGTCGTACCGCCGGTCGTGACGTCGTCCCCCCGGAGCACGACCTGGCGACCGGAGCCACGACGTCGCCGACGGACGCCTGGGTCCCGCCGCTGCCGACCGGCCGGTGGGCGCTCGGCCCCGGCACCGGCCGCGCCTACGCCGCCGTGTCCGGCGACCGCAACCCCATCCACCTGTCGTCGCTGTCCGCCAAGGCGTTCGGGTTCCCCCGCGCCATCGCGCACGGCATGTACACCGCGTCCCGCGCGCTCGCCGACGTCGGGCACGCCCGCGGCGACGCCTACCGGTGGACCGTCGAGTTCGCCCAGCCCGTGCTGCTGCCGGGCACGGTCGACGTCGCGGTGACGCCCGAGCTCTGCGACACCCCCGACGGGTTCGGCTACGTCGGCTGGAACGCCCGCCGCGGACGCCGCCACTTCCAGGGCGAGGTCACCCCGCTGTAG
- a CDS encoding 3-oxoacyl-ACP reductase, protein MTDRYAQAVNSGFTKTLAKKLGLPRPAILRRHRAGDPLTVGPVLVLADAASKGDADTLAQTLLGWDLDVRRDPHDDLRWGAVVLVLTEAAEPTAVTEPVLATGSVLRALAGNGRVVTISRAPADDDTPALAATRQGVDALVRSLGKELRGGSTSNGVVLTDDVEVAHPSVVAALRFFLSAKSAYVDGQLLRVGPADAAVVDGTGWQRPLEGQVAVVTGAARGIGASIARTLARDGATVVCVDVPAAGESLATTANAVGGTALQLDVTAPDAGQRILDHARERHGRLDVVVHNAGITRDKLLANMKPAQWESVVAVNLAAQLRINEVLLAAGIDGLRIVSLASTSGIAGNKGQTNYGFSKAGVIGHTRATARLLAATGGTANAVAPGFIETEMTARIPFATREVARRIPSLAQGGQPVDVAEAIAFLASPVAAGVNGQVLRVCGQHLVGQ, encoded by the coding sequence ATGACCGACCGCTACGCCCAGGCCGTGAACTCCGGGTTCACCAAGACCCTCGCGAAGAAGCTCGGCCTGCCCCGCCCCGCGATCCTGCGGCGCCACCGCGCCGGGGACCCGCTCACCGTCGGGCCCGTGCTCGTCCTGGCGGACGCCGCCTCCAAGGGCGACGCCGACACCCTCGCCCAGACCCTGCTCGGGTGGGACCTCGACGTGCGCCGCGACCCCCACGACGACCTCCGCTGGGGCGCCGTCGTCCTCGTGCTCACCGAGGCCGCCGAACCCACCGCCGTCACCGAGCCCGTGCTCGCCACCGGCTCCGTCCTGCGCGCGCTCGCCGGCAACGGCCGCGTCGTGACGATCTCCCGCGCGCCCGCCGACGACGACACCCCCGCGCTCGCCGCCACCCGCCAGGGCGTCGACGCGCTCGTCCGCTCCCTCGGCAAGGAGCTGCGCGGCGGGTCCACCTCCAACGGCGTCGTCCTGACCGATGACGTCGAGGTCGCCCACCCGTCCGTCGTCGCCGCGCTGCGGTTCTTCCTGTCCGCGAAGAGCGCCTACGTCGACGGCCAGCTCCTGCGCGTCGGCCCGGCCGACGCCGCCGTCGTCGACGGCACGGGCTGGCAGCGGCCCCTGGAGGGTCAGGTCGCCGTCGTCACCGGCGCGGCCCGCGGCATCGGCGCGTCCATCGCCCGCACGCTGGCCCGCGACGGCGCCACCGTCGTGTGCGTCGACGTCCCCGCCGCCGGGGAGTCGCTCGCCACCACCGCGAACGCCGTCGGCGGCACCGCGCTCCAGCTCGACGTCACCGCCCCCGACGCCGGGCAGCGGATCCTCGACCACGCCCGCGAGCGCCACGGCCGCCTCGACGTCGTCGTGCACAACGCCGGCATCACCCGGGACAAGCTGCTCGCCAACATGAAGCCCGCGCAGTGGGAGTCGGTCGTGGCGGTCAACCTCGCCGCGCAGCTCCGCATCAACGAGGTGCTGCTCGCCGCCGGGATCGACGGCCTGCGCATCGTGTCGCTCGCCTCCACCTCCGGCATCGCCGGGAACAAGGGCCAGACGAACTACGGGTTCTCCAAGGCGGGCGTCATCGGGCACACCCGCGCCACCGCGCGGCTCCTCGCCGCGACCGGCGGCACCGCGAACGCCGTCGCCCCCGGCTTCATCGAGACCGAGATGACGGCCCGCATCCCGTTCGCCACCCGCGAGGTCGCGCGACGCATCCCGTCGCTCGCGCAGGGCGGGCAGCCGGTCGACGTCGCCGAGGCGATCGCGTTCCTCGCGTCCCCCGTCGCGGCGGGCGTCAACGGGCAGGTGCTGCGCGTGTGCGGCCAGCACCTGGTGGGCCAGTGA
- a CDS encoding acetyl-CoA C-acetyltransferase, with protein sequence MATRQTTAATTTGVRDAVVIGGNRIPFARAGKKYADASNQEMFTAALDGLVARFGLQGERLGEVVGGAVLKHSRDFNLVRESVLGSALHPATPAFDLQQACATGLEAAITVANKIRLGQIESGVAGGTDTVSDAPVAVSEGLRRALLDAQHAKTFQARLKALAKVRPADLKPLVPATDEPRTGLSMGEHQAITAARWGITREAQDEIALASHQHLAAAWDSGFFDDLVTPFRGLTRDDNMRPDTSAEKLASLKPVFGRSLETPATMTAGNSTPLTDGASTVLLGSREWAQAHDLPVLAKFVDAETAAVDFVHGHEGLLMAPAHAVPRLLARNGLTLADFDLVEIHEAFASTVLTILAAWEDDDYCKNELGLTGALGSVDRARLNVAGSSLAAGHPFAATGGRIVATTAKLLAQKAAETGRPARALISICAAGGLGATAILESA encoded by the coding sequence GTGGCCACTCGTCAGACCACCGCCGCGACGACGACCGGCGTCCGCGACGCCGTCGTCATCGGCGGCAACCGCATCCCGTTCGCCCGCGCCGGCAAGAAGTACGCCGACGCGTCCAACCAGGAGATGTTCACCGCCGCGCTCGACGGCCTCGTCGCCCGCTTCGGGCTCCAGGGCGAGCGCCTCGGCGAGGTCGTCGGCGGCGCCGTCCTCAAGCACTCCCGCGACTTCAACCTCGTGCGCGAGTCCGTGCTCGGTTCCGCCCTGCACCCCGCCACCCCCGCGTTCGACCTCCAGCAGGCGTGCGCCACCGGCCTAGAGGCCGCCATCACCGTCGCCAACAAGATCCGGCTCGGCCAGATCGAGTCCGGCGTCGCCGGCGGCACCGACACCGTGTCCGACGCGCCCGTCGCCGTCAGCGAGGGCCTGCGCCGCGCCCTGCTCGACGCGCAGCACGCCAAGACGTTCCAGGCCCGCCTCAAGGCGCTCGCCAAGGTGCGCCCCGCCGACCTCAAGCCGCTGGTCCCCGCCACCGACGAGCCCCGCACCGGGCTGTCCATGGGCGAGCACCAGGCCATCACCGCCGCCCGCTGGGGCATCACCCGCGAGGCCCAGGACGAGATCGCGCTCGCCAGCCACCAGCACCTCGCCGCCGCCTGGGACTCCGGGTTCTTCGACGACCTCGTCACCCCGTTCCGCGGCCTGACGCGCGACGACAACATGCGCCCCGACACCTCCGCGGAGAAGCTCGCGAGCCTCAAGCCCGTGTTCGGCCGCTCCCTGGAGACGCCCGCCACCATGACGGCCGGCAACTCCACCCCGCTCACCGACGGCGCCTCCACCGTGCTGCTCGGCTCGCGCGAGTGGGCGCAGGCCCACGACCTGCCCGTCCTGGCGAAGTTCGTCGACGCCGAGACCGCCGCCGTCGACTTCGTGCACGGCCACGAGGGCCTGCTCATGGCCCCCGCCCACGCGGTGCCGCGCCTGCTCGCCCGCAACGGCCTCACCCTCGCCGACTTCGACCTCGTCGAGATCCACGAGGCGTTCGCCTCCACCGTCCTGACCATCCTCGCCGCGTGGGAGGACGACGACTACTGCAAGAACGAGCTCGGCCTCACCGGCGCGCTCGGCAGCGTCGACCGCGCCCGCCTCAACGTCGCCGGGTCCTCGCTCGCCGCCGGGCACCCGTTCGCCGCCACCGGCGGCCGCATCGTCGCGACCACCGCCAAGCTGCTCGCGCAGAAGGCCGCGGAGACCGGCCGGCCCGCCCGCGCGCTCATCTCCATCTGCGCGGCCGGCGGCCTCGGCGCCACCGCGATCCTCGAGTCCGCCTGA
- a CDS encoding TetR/AcrR family transcriptional regulator translates to MTVATDGQQVRPRPDGRSTRWDDHRAQRRAALVREARRAVHELGPGASMDDIAAIAGTSKSIFYRYFDDKAGLRLAVAEAVVRGMHRRLAEAAAEAPSPHAALRAMVRTYLQTIESSPHVYWFVTRTAIGGNESDDGRTEALGAYLDSVITLVAEPFAQAAGVPPTTAAAWASGAVGFVRGSGEWWLGHSRAEGLTRDELVEQVTTWLWTGPVGVLHHDDAATRRTPDTPGTPETEQES, encoded by the coding sequence ATGACGGTCGCGACGGACGGGCAGCAGGTGCGCCCGAGGCCTGACGGACGATCGACCCGCTGGGACGATCATCGCGCCCAGCGCCGGGCCGCGCTCGTGCGCGAGGCCCGCCGGGCCGTGCACGAGCTGGGACCCGGGGCCTCGATGGACGACATCGCGGCGATCGCCGGCACGTCGAAGTCCATCTTCTACCGCTACTTCGACGACAAGGCCGGGCTGCGGCTCGCCGTCGCCGAGGCCGTGGTGCGCGGCATGCACCGCCGGCTCGCCGAGGCCGCGGCCGAGGCGCCCAGCCCCCACGCGGCGCTGCGCGCCATGGTGCGCACCTACCTCCAGACCATCGAGAGCTCGCCGCACGTCTACTGGTTCGTCACGCGCACCGCGATCGGCGGCAACGAGTCCGACGACGGCCGCACCGAGGCGCTCGGCGCCTATCTCGACTCCGTGATCACCCTGGTCGCGGAACCGTTCGCGCAGGCCGCCGGCGTCCCGCCGACCACGGCCGCCGCGTGGGCGTCCGGCGCCGTCGGGTTCGTCCGCGGCTCCGGCGAGTGGTGGCTCGGGCACTCCCGCGCCGAGGGCCTCACCCGCGACGAGCTGGTCGAGCAGGTCACCACCTGGCTGTGGACCGGACCCGTCGGCGTCCTCCACCACGACGACGCCGCGACCCGGCGCACCCCCGACACCCCTGGCACCCCCGAGACCGAGCAGGAGTCCTGA